GCGAACTCGGAGATGGTCAATCCGGATACCACCATCAGCGCGGTGATGAAGACGGCGATCATCGTTTCGCCTCCGACAGCGATCCGGGTGACCCGGTAATAGAGCCCGATAACAATCACATAGACCGCGAGCGAGATGATCGCGCTTAGCCCGTCGGGCACCGGTGCAAGATAGCGAAGGGCGGCGGGGAAGAAGCCGATATAGGCCGAAAAAAGCCCGAACCAGTTGTTGACCACCACCAGCCGCGTGAACTTGTCGGCCATGCCGAACAACTGCGTGACCGCCAGCAGCATGATCGCTGGCAGCACCCAGGCAGCCACATCAAAGGCGGTCGAGGTAAGGAAGAAACCCAGATAGTCACCGGCGCTTTCCGGCCTCGTGTCAGGGGAAGCGCGCCACATTCCGGTCCACAGGAAACATTGCACAGGCCAGGCCCAGGCAAAGGCGCCGAACGAGCGCCAGAAACCATCGGAAGAGACATCGAACAGCTTGAGTCCTTCGGGGCGTTTGAGGCTCAGGTAAAACAGTCCGGCGATGGATCGCCCGGCTTCTGCGCGAGAGGGAATCAGCCCCGCCGCCACGCTCAGTGCGCTCCCGCGCGGTCGAACCAGCGCTCCAGAAACAGCTCATAGATGCCCGTCAGGGCTTCGAGATCCGACACCGCAACCCGTTCGTCGACCATATGCATGGTCTTGCCCACCAGACCGAACTCCACCACGGGGCAATAGTCCTTGATGAACCGCGCATCCGAGGTGCCGCCGGTGGTCGACAGCGCGGGTGTGCGTCCGGTCGCTTCGGTGACCGCATTGGACAGCGCCTCGATCAAAGGCGCGTCATGGGTCAGGAATGAGGATGACGGCCGGTCGGCGAACTTGACCGTGTAGCGCACCTTCTCCTGCCCGGTCCGTGAACTTCCTCCCCCAGATGCCTGTTCGATCCGCGCACGCAGTTCCGCCTTGAGGCTTTCCGCAGTCCATTGATCGTTGAAACGGATGTTGAATTTCGCCGTGCAGCGCGCCGGGATCACATTGGTGGCTGTGTTGCCGGTGTCGATCGAGGTGATTTCCAGATTGGACGGCGGGAATCGCTCATTGCCGGCATCCAGCGGCGGATCGATCAGCGCCGAAGCCAGTGCCATCATGCCGGGAAGCGGATTGTCCGCCAGGTGCGGATAGGCCACATGGCCTTGAACGCCTTCAACCGTCAGTGTGCCCGACAGCGAACCGCGGCGGCCGATCTTGATCATGTCGCCAAGCTGATCGGGGTTTGTCGGCTCACCAACCACCGCTGCATCCCAGCGCTCGCCCTTGCCTGCGGCATGGACCAGCAGCTTTTCGGTGCCATTGATCGATGGGCCTTCCTCATCGCCTGTGATCAGCAGCGAAACCGAGCCCTTGAGCGGGCCTTTTCGTTCAATCAGCCGCGCCAGTGCGGAGACGAAGCAGGCAATGCCGCCCTTCATGTCGACTGCGCCGCGGCCATACATCTCACCGTCAACGATGTCGGCGGAAAACGGTCCTTGTGTCCAGGCCTCAGCATCGCCCACCGGAACCACATCAGTATGTCCGGCAAACATCAGATGCGGACCCTCGGAGCCGAGCCTTGAGTAGAGGTTCTCGACATCCGGCGTGCCTTCATCGGAGAAGGTCACCCGGTCATTGGCAAAGCCCAATTCGCTGAGCATTCCGGCAAGCTCTGTCAGCGCGCCGCCTTCCTCGGGGGTCACCGAGGGACAACGGATCAGGGCGGTCAAGGTCTGGGTTGGATCGGTAAGTTTCATGCACCGTGATTAGACGATTGCCCCATGGCTGTCGACTGTTCCAATGCGTCTGGAGCCAACAGCTCAATATCCGGGTTGATCCGATCCAGGGCCGTGGCGGTTCGGGCCCTTGTCAGAGCGCCAGAACATGATGACAAGGAGAACAAGGAAAGACGCGGCCGGGATCACCAGTCCGATAACCAGCATCCCCGGCAAACCGGCATCATGCAGCCGCTTGATCGACATGACGGCGATCGACCAGGCTCCGGTTACGCAGACCAGAATGAATCCGAGGCCCGCCAGAGCCAGCGATGTGCTGTCATCAGGCGCGTTGGCTGCAGCTGACACCGTTATGCTGAGGCTGAGCGTCCAAAACAGCAAGGCCCAGGCGTAGGTTCGGCGCGATAGCCGCCCCGACACGCTGAACAGCAGCCAGCGCATTCCGGGTACGGGGCGCAGAGCCATTCGTGCTCAGTCCCGAAGCAGTTCGTTGATGCCGGTCTTCGAGCGGGTTTGAGCGTCGACTGTTTTGACGATGACCGCACAATAGAGGTTTGGCGCGGTCGCGCCGTTGCCCATGGTGCCAGATGACGGCATGGAACCTGCCACTACCACCGAATAGGGCGGAACCTCGCCATAGCCGATCTCGCCGGTCATGCGGTTGACGATGCGGGTTGACTTGCCGATGTAGACGCCCATCCCCAGCACCGAGCCTTCGCGCACAATGCAGCCTTCGACCACTTCGGAGCGCGCGCCGATGAAGCAATTGTCCTCAATGATCGTGGGGCCGGCCTGCAACGGCTCCAGCACGCCGCCGATGCCGACGCCGCCCGACAGATGCACATTCTTGCCAATCTGCGCGCAGGAGCCGACCGTGGCCCAGCCGTCAACCATCGAGCCCTCATCGACATAGGCGCCGAGATTGACGAATGAGGGCATCAGAACAACGTTCTTGCCGATGAACGAGCCGCGCCGGACGATTGAGCCTGGCACCGCACGGAAGCCTGAGCGTTCAAATTCATTGGCGCTCCAGCCCTCGAACTTGGATGGCACCTTGTCCCACCAGACCGCGTCGCCGGGACCGCCCTTGATGATTTCCATCGGGTTGAGCCGGAACGACAGAAGCACCGCTTTCTTGAGCCATTGATTGACTGTCCACGTGCCGTCATCGCCGCGCACAGCCACCCGCGCCTCGCCGCGATCAAGCAGATTGAGCGCTTCGTCAACGGCCTCGCGGACCTCGCCGCGTGTCGAAACAGAGACCGAGTCCCTGTTGTCAAAGGCAGTTTCGATGGTGGAGGCAAGCGCTGCCATATCATGCTTCATCGTGGCGATTCCTTAAGGTTCGACGTCTAGTGTGGGCTAAACAAAGCGCAGGGAGCCAGACCGCCTGCGCCAATGCACTTCTCCTAAGCGAGCCGGGCCGCGGGGTCAATTCCGGTGCTGTTGGGAGCGACGAAATGGGGACTTTGAGATGAATGCTGACCGAACCGACCAGATCTGGGACCCGCTTTCAGACAGCCGCGAAGACCGTCGACGGGCCGAGCGGCAACCCAAAACACCGCAATCCACCTCGCCGTCCTACCGTCTGGCCTATGCAGATGATGATTTTCTGTGCCGCGACGAACTCAGGCCCGTGCGGTTGCAGCTGGAGCTGCTCAAACCTGAAATGATACTGACTGAAGCGGGCATCCGCTCGACCGTCGTCATGTTTGGCGGTGCGCGGATCCCCGAGCCGGGCAAGGCGCCCTGGGCTGCCAAGAACGAGACCCAGGCAAAGAACCTTACCGCCGCGGCGAAGTATTATGAGGAAGCCCGGAGCTTTGCGCGGCTGTGCTCAACCCATTCGCAGTCCAAGGAGGCGCGGGAGTTCGTTGTCGTTACCGGTGGCGGTCCGGGCGTGATGGAAGCAGGCAATCGCGGTGCCCACGATGTCGGCGCCAAATCCATCGGGCTCAATGTGGTGCTGCCGCACGAACAGGCGCCCAACGCCTATGTGACACCTGAGTTGAGCCTGAACTTCCACTATTTTGCCATCCGCAAGATGCATTTCCTGATGCGGGCCAAGGCCATCACGATTTTCCCGGGCGGCTTTGGCACGCTTGATGAGCTGTTCGAATCGCTCACCCTGATCCAGACCAAACGCATGGAGCACGTGCCGCTGATTCTGTTCGGGTCGGAGTTCTGGAATTCGATTGTCGATTTTCAGGCGCTCGCGGATTTCGGAACGATCGCACCCGAGGACCTGGACCTTCTGAGGTTTGTCGACACGGCAGATGAGGCCTGGGCGATCATA
The DNA window shown above is from Hoeflea phototrophica DFL-43 and carries:
- a CDS encoding DUF805 domain-containing protein, giving the protein MALRPVPGMRWLLFSVSGRLSRRTYAWALLFWTLSLSITVSAAANAPDDSTSLALAGLGFILVCVTGAWSIAVMSIKRLHDAGLPGMLVIGLVIPAASFLVLLVIMFWRSDKGPNRHGPGSDQPGY
- the dapE gene encoding succinyl-diaminopimelate desuccinylase, yielding MKLTDPTQTLTALIRCPSVTPEEGGALTELAGMLSELGFANDRVTFSDEGTPDVENLYSRLGSEGPHLMFAGHTDVVPVGDAEAWTQGPFSADIVDGEMYGRGAVDMKGGIACFVSALARLIERKGPLKGSVSLLITGDEEGPSINGTEKLLVHAAGKGERWDAAVVGEPTNPDQLGDMIKIGRRGSLSGTLTVEGVQGHVAYPHLADNPLPGMMALASALIDPPLDAGNERFPPSNLEITSIDTGNTATNVIPARCTAKFNIRFNDQWTAESLKAELRARIEQASGGGSSRTGQEKVRYTVKFADRPSSSFLTHDAPLIEALSNAVTEATGRTPALSTTGGTSDARFIKDYCPVVEFGLVGKTMHMVDERVAVSDLEALTGIYELFLERWFDRAGAH
- a CDS encoding LOG family protein codes for the protein MNADRTDQIWDPLSDSREDRRRAERQPKTPQSTSPSYRLAYADDDFLCRDELRPVRLQLELLKPEMILTEAGIRSTVVMFGGARIPEPGKAPWAAKNETQAKNLTAAAKYYEEARSFARLCSTHSQSKEAREFVVVTGGGPGVMEAGNRGAHDVGAKSIGLNVVLPHEQAPNAYVTPELSLNFHYFAIRKMHFLMRAKAITIFPGGFGTLDELFESLTLIQTKRMEHVPLILFGSEFWNSIVDFQALADFGTIAPEDLDLLRFVDTADEAWAIIERHYGL
- the dapD gene encoding 2,3,4,5-tetrahydropyridine-2,6-dicarboxylate N-succinyltransferase, coding for MKHDMAALASTIETAFDNRDSVSVSTRGEVREAVDEALNLLDRGEARVAVRGDDGTWTVNQWLKKAVLLSFRLNPMEIIKGGPGDAVWWDKVPSKFEGWSANEFERSGFRAVPGSIVRRGSFIGKNVVLMPSFVNLGAYVDEGSMVDGWATVGSCAQIGKNVHLSGGVGIGGVLEPLQAGPTIIEDNCFIGARSEVVEGCIVREGSVLGMGVYIGKSTRIVNRMTGEIGYGEVPPYSVVVAGSMPSSGTMGNGATAPNLYCAVIVKTVDAQTRSKTGINELLRD